In one window of Candidatus Zixiibacteriota bacterium DNA:
- a CDS encoding hydroxyacid dehydrogenase produces the protein MLILLSDAFDASLPGKLKKYGEVTDDKARLPEAEIVLIRSKTKVTREYIDGAPKLKMVIRGGVGLDNVDQVYAKEKGIIVYNTASASSIAVAELAFAMMIAMPNRLVEADTSMHAGQWLKKELKRTELYGKILGILGLGRIGSEIGKRGKAFGMKVIAYDPFVKTSEVAEMKSSIKDLLAVSDYISLNMPLTDDTKGMLNKETLAHCKKGARIINTGRGKCVIEEDIVAALGSGQLAGYATDVWYSDPPENSPLMKAPNVLMAPHIGASSNENLLRIGEIVDELIGKYVKK, from the coding sequence ATGTTGATTCTACTTTCCGATGCCTTTGATGCCAGCCTGCCGGGCAAACTGAAAAAATACGGCGAAGTTACCGATGACAAGGCCCGTTTACCGGAAGCGGAAATTGTTCTTATCAGAAGTAAGACAAAGGTCACCCGGGAGTATATCGACGGCGCTCCCAAACTCAAGATGGTTATTCGCGGCGGGGTTGGTCTTGATAATGTCGATCAGGTGTATGCCAAAGAAAAGGGGATTATCGTTTATAACACGGCCTCGGCCTCATCGATTGCCGTCGCCGAGTTGGCTTTCGCCATGATGATTGCCATGCCAAATCGGTTGGTCGAAGCCGATACTTCCATGCACGCCGGGCAGTGGCTGAAAAAGGAGTTGAAACGAACCGAACTTTACGGCAAGATATTAGGAATTCTGGGACTGGGACGGATTGGAAGTGAAATCGGTAAAAGGGGCAAGGCTTTTGGAATGAAAGTGATTGCCTATGATCCTTTTGTTAAAACCAGTGAGGTGGCGGAAATGAAATCGTCCATCAAGGATCTGCTGGCGGTTTCGGATTATATTTCGCTCAATATGCCTCTGACTGATGATACCAAGGGTATGCTGAATAAAGAGACTCTGGCTCACTGCAAGAAAGGCGCCCGGATAATAAACACCGGTCGCGGCAAATGCGTGATCGAGGAAGACATCGTAGCGGCTCTTGGAAGCGGTCAGCTGGCCGGTTATGCCACCGATGTCTGGTATTCGGACCCTCCGGAGAATTCCCCCTTGATGAAGGCTCCCAATGTCTTGATGGCCCCGCATATCGGCGCCTCAAGTAACGAGAATTTGTTGAGAATTGGAGAGATTGTCGATGAATTGATTGGCAAATATGTTAAGAAATAG
- a CDS encoding DUF1015 domain-containing protein: MAIVRAFRGLRPKPEYAQKVASPPYDVLSTREAKEMAQNNPYSFLRINKAELEFDDKVNPYSEEVYQRGRDNLRRFIKDGIMIRDEKPCFYLYRLTMNKKSQTGLVALTSVDEYDNGKIKKHEHTRPAKVNDRSNHITYLEAQVGPVFTTFKFNARVDGILKGLTSRKPEVDFTAGDNVRHELWVVNDEKSIRDIAEAFAVIPELYIADGHHRSASASEVRRRYREKNPNHTGKEIYNFFLNVLFPDRELNILPYNRVVKDLNGMTLEQLLKRVEEKFEISRSNKEINPAEPHTFGFYCEKQWYLLKSKPGTFDTGSPTKSIDAAILGENLIAPILGIENPKTDDRIDFVGGIRGTRELVRLVDSGENKLAFSLYPTSIQQLINVADAGEVMPPKSTWFEPKLRSGMVVNLLTE; encoded by the coding sequence ATGGCAATTGTGAGGGCCTTTAGAGGTTTGCGCCCGAAACCGGAATATGCCCAGAAGGTGGCGTCGCCGCCATATGATGTTTTAAGCACCAGGGAAGCCAAGGAAATGGCCCAGAATAACCCTTATAGTTTTCTTCGGATCAATAAGGCGGAACTGGAATTCGATGATAAGGTCAATCCATATAGTGAGGAAGTCTATCAGCGCGGCCGGGATAATTTAAGACGTTTTATCAAAGACGGTATCATGATCCGTGATGAGAAGCCCTGTTTTTATCTCTATCGACTGACCATGAATAAAAAGAGTCAGACCGGGCTGGTGGCGCTGACCTCAGTGGATGAATATGATAACGGAAAAATAAAGAAGCATGAACATACGCGGCCGGCCAAGGTCAATGATCGCAGCAATCATATCACTTATCTTGAGGCCCAGGTGGGACCGGTATTTACCACTTTCAAATTCAATGCCCGGGTTGATGGTATTTTAAAGGGGCTGACATCGCGAAAACCCGAGGTGGATTTTACGGCCGGGGATAATGTCCGACACGAACTCTGGGTGGTCAACGACGAAAAAAGTATTCGGGATATAGCCGAGGCCTTCGCGGTCATACCGGAATTGTATATCGCCGATGGTCATCATCGGAGCGCCTCGGCCAGTGAAGTCCGCCGCCGTTACCGGGAGAAAAATCCGAACCATACCGGTAAGGAGATTTATAACTTTTTCCTTAACGTTCTTTTCCCTGATCGGGAACTGAATATTCTGCCTTATAACCGGGTGGTCAAGGACCTGAACGGTATGACTCTGGAGCAGTTATTAAAACGGGTTGAGGAGAAATTTGAAATCTCCCGGAGTAATAAAGAAATCAATCCGGCGGAGCCTCATACCTTTGGATTCTACTGCGAAAAACAATGGTATCTGTTGAAATCCAAACCGGGGACATTCGATACCGGCAGTCCGACCAAATCGATCGATGCCGCTATTCTGGGTGAGAACCTGATCGCCCCGATTCTTGGAATCGAGAATCCTAAAACCGATGACAGGATCGATTTCGTGGGCGGGATCAGAGGTACCCGGGAATTGGTCAGACTGGTCGATTCAGGCGAAAACAAGCTGGCTTTTTCTCTTTACCCGACGTCGATTCAGCAGTTAATTAATGTGGCTGATGCCGGAGAGGTGATGCCACCCAAATCAACCTGGTTCGAACCGAAACTGCGCAGCGGTATGGTTGTTAATTTATTAACCGAATAA
- the hisS gene encoding histidine--tRNA ligase — protein sequence MTANDKSKRVMPRVLKGFRDYPPKEEIARQNLITKTRAVYEKYGYLPLQTASLEFAETLLGPHYTDDNLKELFGFTGPEDVNMALRYEFTVSLARYVAGNTQLPLPFRRYQYGNVWRVDKPGPGRFREFMQFDFDIAGTKSMLADSEIITVMVDVMQTLGIKNFIVRYSNRKLINGLTEYAGIPGGKAADVFRVIDKLEKQGREAVIQELGPGRIDVSGDKIPGLNLTEKQIGLLTDFLDLAQSKSNNILDETEKLLGEIKVSVEGIEELKQIREYLAMMNSPEDKSRVDITIVRGLGYYTGPVFETTLVDLPDYGSVFSGGRYDNLVSRFSGQNIPATGSSFGVDRMLAALIALNAIELTGATAEVLVTTMDKSRISEYIEMVNQIRDAGIRAELYMGETRNINKQLKYADRVGIPLAVIAGSNEFENGRVTIKDLRAGRELSKDVSDREEWLKAENVQETIGRADMIIHLQNLLQKHAGV from the coding sequence ATGACCGCCAATGATAAAAGCAAGCGGGTTATGCCCCGGGTTCTGAAAGGATTTCGCGATTACCCCCCGAAAGAGGAAATCGCGCGTCAAAATCTAATTACTAAAACCAGGGCAGTCTATGAAAAATACGGTTATCTGCCGCTTCAAACCGCATCGCTCGAATTTGCCGAAACCCTTCTCGGTCCCCATTATACCGATGATAATCTTAAAGAGCTCTTCGGTTTCACCGGACCCGAGGATGTCAATATGGCCCTCCGCTACGAGTTTACCGTTTCGCTGGCCCGTTATGTGGCCGGGAATACCCAACTGCCTCTCCCCTTTCGACGCTACCAGTACGGCAATGTCTGGCGGGTGGATAAGCCGGGACCGGGCCGTTTCCGAGAATTTATGCAGTTTGATTTTGATATCGCTGGAACCAAATCGATGCTGGCCGATTCCGAAATTATCACGGTCATGGTCGATGTCATGCAAACCCTGGGGATTAAAAACTTTATTGTCCGCTATTCCAATCGCAAACTGATTAACGGCTTGACCGAATACGCCGGTATCCCGGGCGGCAAGGCGGCCGATGTTTTCCGGGTCATCGACAAACTCGAAAAACAGGGCCGCGAGGCGGTCATTCAGGAACTTGGTCCCGGACGGATCGATGTCTCGGGCGATAAAATACCCGGTTTGAACCTGACCGAAAAACAGATCGGCCTGCTGACCGATTTTCTCGACCTGGCTCAATCGAAATCCAATAACATTCTGGATGAAACCGAAAAACTCCTGGGGGAAATCAAGGTCTCCGTGGAGGGTATCGAGGAACTAAAACAGATTCGGGAATATCTGGCCATGATGAATTCACCTGAGGATAAATCCCGGGTGGATATTACCATCGTCCGCGGGCTGGGATATTACACCGGTCCGGTTTTTGAAACCACCCTCGTTGATTTGCCGGATTATGGCTCGGTTTTTTCCGGGGGACGTTATGACAATCTGGTCAGCCGCTTTTCGGGACAGAATATTCCGGCCACCGGTTCCTCCTTCGGAGTTGACCGCATGCTGGCCGCTTTGATAGCCTTGAATGCTATCGAACTGACGGGAGCCACCGCCGAGGTTTTGGTGACCACCATGGATAAATCTCGAATATCGGAATATATTGAAATGGTGAACCAGATTCGCGATGCCGGAATCAGGGCCGAATTGTATATGGGTGAAACCAGGAATATAAACAAGCAGTTGAAATACGCCGACCGGGTAGGGATTCCGCTGGCCGTGATTGCCGGGTCCAATGAATTCGAGAATGGCCGAGTCACCATCAAGGATTTAAGAGCCGGACGGGAATTGTCAAAAGATGTCAGCGATCGGGAGGAATGGCTCAAGGCCGAAAATGTCCAGGAAACTATCGGCCGGGCCGATATGATTATCCATCTGCAAAACCTTCTGCAAAAACATGCCGGAGTCTAA
- a CDS encoding PrsW family intramembrane metalloprotease, which translates to MRLRYILITTALIFIAASGWAALRASRSISEFRERGSVRKYIFYMNEQEFGRLESKCAGEKDFDDRPSYRFDEKLHLDYSAFGRDYVLDIDNRHYVDDRGYYVGDEMKLKSSGQSQTLHLGVQGDGVAGYYTRNQNREEVNLPMAIPFFAVDNNLIDQYEIFLAMHNIRIGDTLSDTIFIPQSLYRAAFKIVIENFIPVRYGDMADSAYVCRFLLPNDQTMYFTRDKKIIKLSQPSQKLEVILSESPLDKMAPPKSPFGFEDFFWRIPVYLVCLAVGLVFAIPFLRKYFRQPELYLILILGGFLFPLINQIQLPLQRWFAENYMIPGIKSGGSIYYYGLYSALISGLVQETLKLIPVALFFMWRHPGRNLTIALGVFCGLGFGIHEAASLSGAAYQSGALSIFSMAMFRYLMTILFHAVTGGAFGYALHRGWIKVIIVWLALVVIHAFINYLFIFVQKAVFDVTILEILTILIYLLLLLAVYLMVRRSR; encoded by the coding sequence ATGCGCCTCAGATACATTCTCATAACGACAGCACTGATTTTTATTGCCGCATCGGGATGGGCGGCCCTGAGAGCCAGCCGGAGTATTTCCGAATTCCGCGAACGGGGATCGGTCCGGAAATATATCTTCTATATGAATGAACAGGAATTTGGGCGGCTGGAATCAAAATGCGCCGGGGAAAAGGATTTTGATGACCGGCCGTCGTACCGGTTCGATGAAAAACTTCATCTCGATTATTCTGCTTTCGGACGTGATTATGTCCTCGATATCGACAACCGCCATTATGTCGATGATCGGGGTTATTATGTCGGCGATGAAATGAAATTAAAATCATCCGGGCAATCTCAGACTCTCCATCTCGGGGTTCAAGGCGATGGTGTTGCCGGATATTATACTCGGAATCAGAACCGTGAGGAAGTCAACCTGCCCATGGCAATTCCGTTTTTTGCCGTCGATAACAACTTAATCGACCAATATGAAATATTCCTGGCGATGCACAATATCCGTATCGGCGATACCCTCAGCGATACCATCTTCATCCCTCAATCGCTCTATCGGGCGGCTTTTAAAATTGTCATCGAGAATTTTATCCCGGTCCGCTACGGGGATATGGCCGACAGCGCTTATGTTTGCCGCTTTCTTCTGCCCAATGATCAGACCATGTATTTCACCCGTGACAAAAAAATTATCAAACTGTCCCAGCCCTCCCAAAAGCTGGAAGTGATCCTGTCGGAAAGTCCGCTGGATAAGATGGCTCCTCCGAAATCACCGTTCGGTTTTGAAGACTTCTTTTGGCGGATACCGGTGTATCTGGTCTGCCTGGCGGTGGGTCTGGTTTTTGCCATACCGTTTCTGAGGAAATATTTCCGTCAGCCCGAATTGTACCTGATCCTGATCCTGGGCGGTTTCCTTTTCCCGTTAATTAACCAAATCCAGCTTCCCCTTCAAAGATGGTTTGCCGAAAACTACATGATCCCCGGCATAAAATCGGGCGGATCGATTTACTATTATGGTCTTTACAGCGCTCTTATTTCCGGATTGGTTCAGGAAACGTTAAAACTTATCCCTGTCGCCCTGTTTTTCATGTGGCGTCATCCGGGCCGGAACCTGACGATTGCCCTGGGCGTTTTTTGCGGACTGGGTTTTGGAATTCACGAAGCCGCATCCCTGAGCGGAGCGGCCTATCAATCGGGCGCACTGTCAATTTTCTCGATGGCCATGTTTCGATACCTTATGACCATCCTGTTTCATGCCGTTACCGGGGGGGCTTTCGGTTATGCCCTCCACCGGGGATGGATTAAAGTCATTATCGTCTGGCTCGCCCTGGTTGTTATTCATGCCTTCATCAATTACCTGTTTATATTCGTCCAGAAGGCTGTTTTTGATGTGACCATTTTAGAAATACTGACTATTCTGATTTACCTGCTTTTACTTCTGGCGGTTTACCTGATGGTCAGGCGATCCCGCTGA
- a CDS encoding pyridoxal phosphate-dependent aminotransferase: MEISRRGLALPASPIRKLIPLSEGAKKRGIHVYHLNIGQPDIETPPVFWQAVKNYSKNVLAYGNSQGLAEYLQKLAAYYRRRELDVDPGDIIVTTGGSEAIVFAMTAICDPGDEIIVFEPFYTNYNGFAIQVGIKLIPLATHAEHGFHLPKKEIIEKAITDRTRGIMYCNPNNPTGTVYTSDELENLRQLVLKHNLFLLADEVYREFIYEGHHISILSLKDIADRAIMLDSISKRYSACGARVGNLITKNKEVYTAALHLGQARLCSPTLEQVGAAAAYELPDTYFEKMIGEYKRRRDVVYEGLMKIEGTVCINPGGAFYVMAKLPVDDAEKFAAFMLTDFDEKGKTVMVAPGPGFYATPGMGQNECRIAYVLNTDDLKDAMKILKHGVEAFNSRK, from the coding sequence ATGGAAATATCCCGACGGGGCCTGGCTCTCCCGGCATCACCCATCAGGAAGCTTATCCCCCTATCCGAGGGCGCCAAAAAACGCGGAATCCATGTCTATCATTTGAATATAGGCCAACCCGATATTGAAACTCCTCCCGTTTTCTGGCAGGCCGTCAAGAACTACTCCAAAAATGTTCTGGCCTATGGTAATTCGCAGGGGCTGGCCGAATACCTCCAGAAACTGGCCGCTTATTATCGTCGCCGGGAGCTTGACGTGGATCCGGGAGATATAATCGTCACCACCGGCGGTTCCGAGGCCATCGTATTCGCCATGACGGCGATCTGCGATCCCGGTGATGAAATCATTGTTTTCGAGCCCTTTTATACCAATTACAACGGTTTTGCCATTCAGGTCGGGATAAAACTGATTCCTCTGGCGACCCACGCCGAACATGGTTTTCATCTGCCGAAAAAAGAGATAATAGAAAAAGCCATTACCGACCGGACCCGCGGTATCATGTACTGCAATCCCAACAATCCCACCGGGACGGTTTATACTTCCGATGAACTGGAAAACCTCCGCCAACTGGTCCTGAAACACAACCTCTTTTTACTGGCGGATGAAGTCTATCGGGAATTCATTTACGAAGGCCATCATATTTCAATATTGTCGCTGAAGGACATCGCTGACCGGGCCATTATGCTCGACTCCATCAGCAAGCGCTATTCGGCCTGCGGCGCCAGGGTGGGTAACCTGATAACCAAAAATAAAGAGGTTTACACGGCCGCTCTGCATCTTGGTCAGGCCCGGCTCTGCTCCCCCACTCTGGAACAGGTCGGGGCGGCGGCGGCCTATGAACTGCCCGACACCTATTTTGAAAAAATGATCGGGGAATACAAAAGACGCCGCGATGTGGTCTATGAGGGCTTGATGAAAATCGAGGGAACCGTGTGCATCAATCCCGGCGGAGCGTTTTATGTTATGGCTAAACTGCCGGTCGATGATGCCGAAAAATTCGCCGCTTTCATGTTGACCGATTTCGATGAAAAGGGTAAAACCGTGATGGTGGCGCCCGGACCGGGATTTTATGCCACTCCGGGTATGGGTCAAAACGAATGCCGGATTGCATACGTGTTAAATACCGATGATTTAAAAGACGCTATGAAAATTCTCAAGCATGGAGTCGAGGCCTTTAATTCCCGAAAGTGA
- a CDS encoding ROK family protein produces MSESEYYAGIDIGGTNIKYGLVDSTGQVVFRDQKPAMVEKGAKPLLHLVTNIAENLLYRAAEEDLPVRWLGVGSPGTIDNITGEVKGASPNIPDWPGTPIGSHLSSHLNMPVYVDNDANAMALAELRFGALRRFNSAICITVGTGIGGAVIIDRDIWRGSSFSAGEIGHLVIDYNGPACLCGNRGCLEALCSSAAIIARTESRIKDGISDILQDVLNGEPKNLNIRKLFSAARKGDEIALSVIEETATILGAGLSGVINLLNPEALVLGGGIIDGGAGFIETVGAEIRRRAFGAATENLRILKAELGNDAGFIGAGLLGEYKTKKQV; encoded by the coding sequence ATGAGTGAATCCGAATACTACGCCGGTATTGATATCGGCGGGACTAATATAAAATACGGTCTGGTTGATTCCACCGGACAAGTGGTTTTCCGGGATCAGAAACCGGCCATGGTCGAAAAAGGAGCCAAACCGCTTCTTCACCTGGTTACCAATATCGCGGAAAATCTGCTCTATCGGGCGGCCGAGGAGGATTTGCCGGTTCGCTGGCTGGGAGTGGGTTCCCCGGGAACGATCGACAATATCACCGGGGAGGTCAAAGGCGCCTCGCCCAATATTCCTGACTGGCCGGGGACTCCGATCGGCAGTCATCTGAGCTCCCATCTTAATATGCCCGTCTATGTCGATAACGATGCCAACGCTATGGCCCTGGCCGAACTCCGTTTCGGGGCTCTCCGGAGGTTCAATTCAGCTATCTGTATCACCGTCGGAACCGGAATCGGAGGCGCCGTTATTATCGACCGCGATATCTGGCGCGGAAGCAGTTTCTCGGCCGGTGAAATCGGCCACCTGGTCATCGATTACAACGGCCCCGCCTGTCTGTGCGGTAACCGTGGATGTCTCGAAGCCCTTTGCTCATCGGCGGCCATAATCGCCCGAACCGAATCCAGAATTAAGGATGGTATAAGCGATATTTTACAGGATGTTTTAAACGGCGAACCCAAAAATCTCAATATCCGCAAGCTCTTTTCCGCAGCCCGCAAGGGTGACGAAATCGCCCTGAGTGTGATCGAGGAAACCGCTACAATACTTGGAGCCGGACTCTCCGGTGTTATTAATTTGCTTAATCCTGAAGCGTTGGTGCTGGGCGGCGGTATAATAGATGGCGGTGCCGGTTTTATCGAAACTGTCGGCGCGGAGATCAGACGGCGGGCTTTCGGGGCCGCCACCGAGAATCTGAGAATTCTCAAAGCCGAACTGGGTAATGATGCCGGCTTTATCGGAGCCGGATTGCTGGGCGAATATAAAACCAAAAAGCAGGTCTGA
- a CDS encoding dockerin type I repeat-containing protein codes for MLFLSIIGTAILPDTLLHIGSGNPGFPVGHIGPSGYARMRLYLLIPMGYLQTGTLCTDACTEINTPTGFFGWLFDDPQPEWVSACWSVKESIVIMYDVNSDGNTNILDVTFLIKYLYKNGPPPVLFNGGDVNCDGKVNILDVAFLLKYIY; via the coding sequence ATGCTGTTTCTTTCTATAATTGGGACGGCAATTTTGCCCGATACGCTTTTACATATCGGCTCAGGGAATCCTGGCTTTCCTGTGGGTCATATTGGACCCAGTGGCTATGCACGAATGCGCCTTTATTTACTTATACCGATGGGTTACTTGCAAACCGGGACCTTATGTACTGATGCCTGCACTGAAATAAATACCCCGACAGGATTCTTTGGTTGGCTATTCGATGATCCGCAACCCGAATGGGTTTCCGCTTGCTGGTCGGTTAAAGAAAGCATTGTTATCATGTACGATGTGAATAGCGATGGAAATACTAATATTCTGGATGTCACATTTCTGATCAAATATTTGTATAAAAATGGTCCGCCGCCTGTATTGTTTAATGGCGGTGATGTGAATTGCGATGGGAAGGTCAATATTCTTGATGTGGCTTTTCTTCTAAAATACATATACTGA
- a CDS encoding GNAT family N-acetyltransferase: protein MFIIETMTADDIPFAVGLTDFEKWGYLPSDFERLIDLSPEGCFVAVSDDHPSGIITTISYGDYGFMGTLIVSASERGKGIGEKLLRRAIEYLQNKGVKSIELDGVFAAVSLYRRYGFQDKYLSIRMSRKPGIGKAVLGSCPPDLLGQIIAFDREKTGLNRRKLLVRYFEETPDMIYAVRKRRVTAYAIVRTRANNCLSVGPVVAEKMADAETLLAALINKFGSQAISIGIPDIMHKIPEFLAGQGFVYNAPSLRMYLGERRDYENHVFGIFGPEKG from the coding sequence ATGTTCATTATAGAAACCATGACCGCGGATGATATCCCATTCGCGGTCGGGCTGACCGATTTCGAAAAATGGGGCTACCTGCCATCCGATTTTGAAAGACTTATCGATCTTAGCCCGGAAGGATGTTTTGTAGCCGTTAGCGACGACCATCCGTCCGGAATAATCACGACAATTTCATACGGCGATTATGGCTTCATGGGAACGCTGATTGTCTCGGCAAGCGAGCGGGGTAAAGGCATTGGCGAAAAATTATTGCGTCGGGCAATCGAGTATCTTCAGAACAAAGGTGTCAAAAGTATCGAACTGGATGGTGTTTTCGCGGCGGTATCGTTATATCGCCGGTATGGCTTTCAGGATAAGTACCTTTCAATCCGAATGAGTCGTAAACCCGGCATAGGTAAGGCTGTTCTGGGATCCTGCCCGCCTGATCTTCTCGGGCAGATTATTGCCTTCGATCGGGAGAAGACCGGATTAAACAGGAGGAAATTGCTTGTCCGGTATTTTGAGGAGACGCCGGATATGATATATGCCGTCCGGAAACGCCGGGTGACTGCCTATGCCATTGTCAGGACGCGGGCGAATAATTGTCTTTCTGTCGGTCCCGTGGTGGCCGAGAAGATGGCCGATGCCGAAACTCTGCTGGCGGCGCTGATTAATAAATTCGGATCTCAGGCAATTTCTATCGGGATACCGGATATCATGCATAAAATACCGGAATTTCTGGCCGGACAGGGATTTGTGTATAATGCGCCATCGTTGAGGATGTATCTTGGGGAGCGGCGGGATTATGAAAATCATGTTTTCGGGATTTTCGGCCCCGAGAAGGGCTGA
- a CDS encoding putative Ig domain-containing protein: protein MNNSRAVAVPTKYGMISFWLLISILLLLPGVIRAVDFNINDEAARQAYIRSIPRTIWPEQDGKKPTTYEQWQARVGKSGAFTIELISESKTALKGDPVGFAIIVNTALYPGIESSIDQYIIDLTADVYDVKLFTSEGGTPMQFRQFLQTEYAEGMEGCLLIGDLPVAWYETYCWDEYDSFPCDLYYMDLDGEWGDDDSDGLFDSHSGDRVPEIWLGRLTASTLAYGGAGEATLVNNYFVKNHNYRTGQSSLRFRSLAFIDDDWESAAPDWAGALGQVYDTQTVYTSGAATVDYNYEAELANNYEAILLCSHSSPNCHYFKIGNQWTGGTTCYDEVTTIDPQVYFYNLFACSNARYVEYDYMGGWYVFCDTYGLASVGSTKTGSMLYFEYFYGPFAMGRTYGEAFHDWFTVVNGWGFDQEMLCWFYGMTLCGDPTLKHSGSVPVSITITSVANGTMNVAYIDTLEAEGGYPPYVWSVISGQLPDGLDLNALSGIISGVPTAVGTFEFTIQALDSKIPPNTDTQEYSIEINMICGDANGSGGINILDVTFLIAYLYTEGPDPVPYIIADTNGSGAVNILDVTYLINYLYKSGPAPLCD from the coding sequence ATGAATAATTCCAGGGCTGTGGCCGTGCCGACCAAATATGGAATGATTTCCTTTTGGTTATTGATATCGATCTTATTGCTGTTGCCGGGAGTCATCCGGGCGGTTGATTTTAATATAAATGATGAAGCCGCCAGACAAGCGTACATCCGCAGTATCCCGCGGACCATCTGGCCCGAGCAGGATGGCAAAAAACCGACCACGTATGAGCAATGGCAGGCGCGAGTCGGGAAGTCGGGAGCATTTACAATTGAACTGATAAGTGAATCAAAAACGGCTCTCAAGGGGGATCCGGTCGGGTTTGCAATCATTGTCAACACCGCTCTTTATCCCGGCATTGAATCATCAATCGATCAATATATTATCGATTTGACGGCGGATGTTTACGATGTCAAGCTGTTCACCTCGGAGGGAGGAACACCGATGCAATTTCGGCAGTTTCTTCAGACGGAGTACGCCGAAGGGATGGAAGGGTGTCTGCTGATCGGTGATCTTCCGGTAGCGTGGTATGAGACTTACTGCTGGGATGAATATGATTCCTTTCCATGCGATTTATACTATATGGATTTGGACGGTGAATGGGGTGATGACGACAGCGATGGCCTGTTCGATTCTCATTCCGGGGATCGTGTTCCGGAAATCTGGTTGGGACGCCTGACGGCTTCCACTTTGGCTTATGGCGGAGCGGGAGAAGCGACCCTGGTTAATAATTATTTCGTCAAGAATCACAATTACCGGACCGGGCAGTCAAGTTTGCGGTTTCGCTCGCTGGCCTTTATTGATGATGATTGGGAAAGTGCCGCGCCGGATTGGGCGGGGGCCCTCGGACAGGTCTATGATACCCAGACTGTATATACCAGCGGCGCGGCGACAGTCGATTATAATTATGAAGCGGAGCTGGCAAACAATTACGAGGCGATTCTTCTTTGTTCTCATTCCAGTCCCAACTGCCATTATTTTAAAATCGGCAATCAATGGACCGGGGGGACGACCTGTTATGATGAAGTCACAACGATCGATCCGCAGGTGTATTTCTATAACCTGTTCGCCTGTTCCAATGCCCGCTATGTGGAATACGATTACATGGGTGGGTGGTATGTTTTCTGCGACACTTACGGCCTGGCCAGTGTGGGCAGTACCAAAACCGGATCGATGCTTTATTTCGAGTATTTCTACGGGCCCTTCGCGATGGGCCGGACCTATGGCGAAGCCTTCCATGACTGGTTTACGGTCGTGAATGGCTGGGGTTTTGACCAGGAGATGCTATGCTGGTTTTACGGGATGACCCTGTGCGGTGATCCAACCCTGAAGCATTCCGGTTCGGTCCCGGTGTCGATAACCATAACTTCAGTTGCAAATGGTACCATGAATGTTGCCTACATTGATACTCTTGAGGCTGAAGGCGGATATCCGCCGTACGTCTGGTCGGTTATTTCCGGGCAATTACCGGATGGGCTGGATTTGAATGCTCTATCCGGGATTATTTCGGGGGTCCCGACTGCAGTGGGGACTTTTGAATTTACCATCCAGGCCCTGGATTCAAAAATTCCCCCCAATACCGATACGCAGGAATATAGTATTGAGATCAACATGATATGCGGTGATGCCAATGGATCGGGGGGGATAAATATTCTCGATGTCACTTTCCTGATTGCCTATCTGTACACCGAAGGTCCGGACCCGGTCCCATACATAATTGCCGACACCAACGGATCGGGGGCGGTGAATATTCTCGATGTCACTTATCTAATAAATTATCTTTATAAGAGCGGTCCGGCGCCGTTATGCGACTGA
- a CDS encoding response regulator has protein sequence MAKILVIDDSSFQRKWIARAVTSLGHKAAEAENGQQGLTLIDSVKPDCITVDLNMPEMDGIEFLGNLKNLNQDIPVIVITSDIQGETKKQCAQLGAAAFLNKPFKTDDLKNALTNCLKSTPKL, from the coding sequence TTGGCTAAAATTCTGGTTATTGACGATTCCAGTTTTCAGCGGAAGTGGATTGCCCGGGCGGTTACCAGTCTCGGACATAAGGCCGCCGAAGCCGAAAATGGACAGCAAGGATTGACCCTTATCGACTCCGTAAAACCGGATTGCATTACGGTCGATCTCAATATGCCGGAGATGGATGGAATTGAATTTCTGGGTAATCTTAAAAACCTCAATCAGGACATTCCGGTAATTGTCATCACCTCGGATATCCAGGGCGAAACTAAAAAACAGTGCGCCCAGCTTGGAGCCGCGGCCTTTCTTAACAAACCCTTTAAAACGGACGATCTTAAGAACGCTCTGACAAATTGTCTGAAATCCACGCCAAAATTGTGA